A window of Magallana gigas chromosome 8, xbMagGiga1.1, whole genome shotgun sequence genomic DNA:
GAATAATCTATCATTAAATATTCTTTCTTCAAATAAGAtgtgtttaattaaaaacaacacaaCTGCGTTTTACACTTAATGGCCATCTAAttgcaatttttacaatttaaataatcaaacattgtttttacttttaagatAGTTTGATTTGtacttaaaataaaacataactaATTGATGTAACACATTTAAATTTCTCCCtgtgttatatacatacatacatacatatatatatatatatatatatatatatatatatatatatatatatatatatatatatatatatatatatatatatatatatatatatatatatatatataatcagtTCAAACAGACAAAAACATTGATATGTTCATCTAGAAATATTCAAGCATGATATGCCAGTTCGCATAAATATATGAGACAATGTaagttttaatttgactcttcaCTACTTTATTGTTTCTGGTACATACGAAATGTTAACTACACAACTTTGGTACATAACAATTACAAACATGAAACTATAAATTAAAGGATCAATCATTAaaagagttatttttaaaaatgataaggacaatgagataaaaaatatagaatccaatttaaaaaatcaatcataTGAATAACAATTAGTATTTAATACAATGTCTTTCACTGTACAATATCAAAAAAAGTATGATATTCAGCCAAAATGATACAAAAGTAAGaacacacaaaataaaaaccaaaaaccaaaaaccaaaaaaaaacccacataagGTTTAAAGACCGAAGACTAACggcttgtttttatttttgaaatggaAGCGATCTAGTTTTTGCATTACACAAAAtagatgaataaataaataaataaaataagccAATTAAAATAAACTTGCGGTTAcccatttcttaaaaaaaaaaattggccaCGGCAATCCAATATTTAGTCGTTTCACCCTTCTGTCgttaagtaaataaaatgacCAACATGGTCCTAAAAAATCACACCTTGCAGTTAATTAATAATAGTAATTCCATCTGTACCTTTGTACAATCTCTAAAGAAAAATGACCAAACTTGTGACATATAAACCGTTTATTAATTCTGCAATAAATTCCAAGGAGAGCTATCAATTccataaagaaagataaagatTAAAGCCCCGGtttctttaaattatcaatGCCATATTTGATCTTCAGTTCTGTATAGGTTTCACCGCAATATTATTTACGTAAAGACATGCCAAAGAGATAACTAATACTATTTAATTGTAAAACTGAAATTTGCCCCATTTTCCAGCAATGTGTGTACGATACGATGATATCCCTTTCGATAAGCGATATTAATAGGACTTTCGCCATTATTCATACATAAATTAACATTAGCTTCATTTCTCAGTAAAATTTGTACTGTGCTTTCGTGtccattttgacaagctttaTAGAGAGGACTGCAACCTTTTTGATCGCACCAATTGATGTCTGCTTTACTCTTCAGTAAAAGAAGTAcaatgctatcatgtccgtATTGGCAAGCTATTAATAAAGGACTTGTTCCATTTTTTCCAGGCACATTAATTTTAGCCCCTCTACTTAGTAGCTTTTGAACAATGCTATAATGTCCATTATAGCAAGCTATAGTAAGAGGGGTATCGCCGTATTTgctacataaattaatgtcagCTCCATGCGTAAGTAATACTTGTACAACCCGATCATATCCTTTTTGTATCGCTACATAAAGAGAACCAAATCCACAATGACTATATAGATTTACGTCGGCTCCATTGTCTAATAAAAGTTCAACGATGTTATCATGACCGTTTTGTGCAGCATTATAGAGAGGACTGTATCCTTCAATATCACTGAGATTGATATCTGCTCCATGATCCAGCAACATTTTTGCAATGCTATTCTGTCCATTGGAACAAGATATATTAAGAGCAGTGTCGCCGTAATTGCTACGTAAGTTGATTTTGGCTCCACTCCTGGTTAAAAGTTGTGATATGTATCTATTGTTGTTCTGAGTAGCTTTATGGAGAGGACTTAATCCGTTTGTATCACAGAGATTTATATCTGCCCCATTTTGTAGAAGAAATTGAACTGTTCTATCGTGTCCGTTTTGGCAAGCTTTATATAGAGCACTGGCACCAtctttattacaaatatttatgtCTGCTTTATTCGTAAGTAGCAGTTTTACAGTATTAACCGACCCATTTTGACAAGCTGCATAGAAAGGACTAATTCCGTTTTTATCACATAGATTGACGTTTGCATCATGTTTCAATAAAAGTTGTACGGTGCTATCTTTTCCCTTTTGACAAGCTACATAGAGAGGACTAATTCCATTTTCATCACATAAATTGATGTCTGCTCCATTATTTAGTAATAGTTGTACAACGATATcctgtccgttttgacaagctttgTAAAGAGGACTGGTTCCATTCGTCATGCATACATTaatgtttgcttttttttctaataaattgtGAACAATATTGTTAAACTGGTTTTGACAGGCGACATAAAGAGGACCTATTCCGTCGTTCATACATAAATTGACATCTGCCTTATTCTGAAGTATATGTTCGACAATTCTTTCATGTCCGTTTTTACAAGCTATGAACAGAGGACTGGCTCCatttttcttgcataaattaatctTTGCACCAGTTTTCAACAGGATTTGCACTGTGCTACAATGTCCGTTCTGACAAGCTAGAAAGAGCGGACTGGCATCGTCCTCCGTACATAAATTTATGTCTGCCCCCTTACTTAATAACAAATGAACAATTTCATCACGTCCATGTTTGGAAGCCTCAGCAAGAGGACTTGTTTTGTGTTGTCCACAAAAATTAACTTTAGCTCCATGATCGAGCAATAATTGTACCATACTTTTATGATCATTATTACTTGCTATGTTGAGAAGAGTATCTCCGTATTTgctacataaattaatgtcagCTCCACGTTTAAGCAATGCTTGTACAACTTTATCGTGTCCTTTTTGTATTGCTACATATAGTGCACCATATCCGTATTTACTATATAGATTCAAATCGGCTCCATTGTGTAATAAAAGTTCAACGATGCTATCATGGCCGTTTTGTGCAGCATTATAGAGAGGACTGCATCCTTCAATATCACTGAGATTGATATCTGCTCCATGATCCAGTAAAATCTTTGCAATTCTGTCCAGTCCATTACAACAGCATAAATTAAGAGCTGTATCACCATGATTGCTTCGTAAGTTGATTTCTGCTCCATTACTGAGTAAAACTTTAACGatatattcatgtttgttcCGACAAGTTTCATGAAGAGGACTAAAACCGTTTTTATCGCAGagattaatatctgctccatgTTTGAGCAAAAATTGAACTGTTTGATcgtgtccgttttgacaagctttgTATAGAGTACTGGCCCCATCtttattacaacaattaatATCTGCTTGATTTTTAACTAAGACTTTTGCAGTGCTATAAAATCGGTTATTGCAAGCTACAAAGAGAGGACTAATTCCGTTTTCATCACATAAATTGATGTCTGCTCCATAATCTAGTAATAGTTGTACAATGTTATCCtttccgttttgacaagctttgtaaagaggactggctccgtttgTCTTGCACAAATTAATGTTtgctttatttttcaataaaattttgacaaTATTGTCAAATTGGTTTTGACAGGCCACAAAAAGAGGACTAACTCTGTCGTTCATGTATAAATTAACATCTGCTCCATTTCTTAGTAACTGGTGAACAGTGCTTTCATgcccgttttgacaagctataaagagaggactgattccatttttattgcaaaaattaatatttgcacCATTTTCAAATAAGATTTCTACAGTTCTAAcgtgtccgttttgacaagctttaAAGAGCGGACTGTCTCCATTCTCCATACATAAACTTATATCTGCCCCTTTACcaagtaaaagttgtacaatttTATCATACCCATGTTCACAGGCTTTAGCTAGAGCACTGGCTCTGTTTTTACCGCACACATTTACGTTTGCTCCTCGATCCAGTAATAATTGTACCATATTATCGTTTCCATTATAACAAGCTATATTGAGAGGAGTATCACCGTATTTGCTGCAAACATTAATGTCAGCTCCATGATTAAGTAATATTTGTATAACCCTATGATGTCCTTTTTGTATCGCTGCATAGAGAGGACTAAATCCGAAAttgctatatatatttaagtcaGCTCCATTGTCTAGTAAGAGTTCAACAATGCTATCATGACCGTTTCGAGAAGCATTATAAAGAGGACTGCATCCTTCAATATCACAAATATTGATATCTGCTCCATGATCTAGTAACATTTTTGCAATGCTAACCTGTCCATTACAACAAGATATATTAAGAGCTGTGTTACCGTGATTGGAGgataaattaatatctgctccattCTTCAATAATAGTTGTACTGTTGAGAGGCCGTGAAAACCACTTTCCTGGGTATCGTTTCCAGCTGCTAAGATCAAAGgagtcattttattttcatcgtCCGTTCGCAAATTCACATCGACATCATATTGAAGCAATTCCAATAACACTTCAGGATTGTGGAACATAGACGCAATGTGAATAGGATAGAAATCATCCCATTTCTCCATCATATATTCATTAATATGGTCTTtcaaaaacatgttaaacaatACCGTTGAACCATTACAACACACTGCAGGAAACAAAGAATACCctataaaatttgtttgagtattttttaaagcttttaaaatatgCTCAGACAAATTGGTGTGATCACACACTATAAGGGCGCCAAGGGGTGAAATTGCAtcgtttaaaattaaaaatgaaagttttgacAACGTGATTTGTTGTTTTcgttgattttgtttttcttcataaatcatttgtttaattaataattgtaaCTTTTCAGGATGATTTgttagttcttttttaaaagcttcGGCCACTTTCGTTTGCCTTAAACATGGATTGAGAACGACATCTAATATTCGACCTCTAAAAATCTCATTAAAAAGTCTTTTTCCAAGTGAATTGATGTGTCTACCATCTACATTTATAATAAACGGATCTTTGCGTTCTTTATCATTACTTAATGTAACTCTTCTCCGAAGGAAACCGATGTCAGTGTATTTAATTATTTCGGCAAGATAATTTCTTCCAAAAATGTGGAAAATAACTTCCATGAAAAAATCGTGATAAAACTGGTACTTGTCACCAATTTTCTTGACCATAAATCCTTTTAAAGAATCAAGATTGTGTTCAATTGTGTCAAGGCTTGTGTTTTTATCAATTCCACAAAGTTTTAATGCatgtttgtatttgttttcagaTTGATCATTTTCTAGAAGATCATTCACACAGAgattattattaaaaagtacAAGAAGAAACAGAGCACAATACTTTTCTTTGATTGTGTGTCTGTATGCACTTATTTCTgctattaaacatttaaaagggTCTTTGAAAAATCTTAATCCTACATTTTGGCATTTGTTTTTGCTAAAGTAGAATTTACATAACAGCGGAAAGTAGTcttcagttttaattatttcaaaacactCCTCGTCGGATAAATTAATATCAGATGTGTATCTGTTTAATATTTGTCGTTTCTCATCCCAAGTAAATTTATATTGACCATCATCAATATCTACAATATTTGATTTGTCACTGATAACTCCTTTTACCCTGCTATCGAAGAGAACATTTTTCCTACACGTCACCAGAAATTTGTCTTTGTCTAAGATAGATGTCAAGTCCTCTTCATATGTTTGCCATGAATCATATAATAATTCATCTAAGGATTCTTTGCCAATTGGGTCATTAAGAACAAATAACGTTTTGCTTTTTGTTGGACATATGTTTAAGATTTCCTCTACTCTCATGACGGGTTTCACAgtccaatttttttctctatatttgaTAGCAACGTGCTGGATGATGGCGGACTTTCCAGATCCCGAGCGCCCTGTCGCAATAACcaaatgttgttgttttattttattttcaacttgTTTGCTTGCTTTTGTCGGAACAAAGAACTTGTCTTCCTGTTGCCATTCCTCAAATATGTCCTGGTATGAAAAATCTtgtgaaaaaaacaacaaaaaaaaaacaatttttggtCCTGGTTAGTAAGCTTACTGAGTTcaacgacccccccccccccccatacatTTATTCATAGTTTTTAgcaaatgtatttaaattataaagaatacgTAATTAACATTGACTTATTGTTTCATATCTAACTGGTCctatcaaataatgttttatgtacttttctatattttatcatttaatgtatctatttatattttcattgctAATTCATTTCTGAACGATATTATATATAGAGCTAAGGATTTACtcttaaagaattaaaattacattgaattaaACTTAATTAGGTATAGcctgtatttatttctacaCATTGATAAAAACAATCCTTATATGAGATCAGCACATCCATAGTTAACACCTAAAGAATTAGAATTAAGTGTCAATCATATACTATTGAATGGGTTTGAATTTAACTGACCATTGCTATTACTCAAATCGTTcccatataaaatgatattaaacacTGCGCACATgaaaataccagtacatgtaaatggaatGATACGtcaacaatttcagattttaaaaccaaaacaatATAATGTCGGAGGTAAACAATGGTCATTCACTGGCACTATTTAATGGCAGACTATatgaatgttttaatgtttgtattttttcagtgtgtggattgtttaaagtttttaaatgacAAGTTTGCCGttttacaataaagtaaaaaaagttaaaatttggatttcaattttgtttagaaTATACTAGTACATCTTCATAGGACATAATAGTGACTAGTTAGTCGACAGAAGAATTTACAGTCAACCAGTCACAAAATGTTGACCAATTATATCTCCTATTATCATAATACGATATGTTTATCTATTTTAACAACGATTCTTCATTTTATGTACTTTTCTATTCACGGGAAATAAACAAGAACAAACATATAAATCTAAAGGAAAATAAACGtattaaaaaatactgtataATACCGCTGTTGTATGCTGTCCTATCGTGTTGACGGTATTGGTAAAATGGTATAAGTTCTTCCTCATCACGATTTTCTACATCATTATTTCTTCTGTACTTTTGAATTACTATATTTTAATAGAATAAAAATTGCTTGTggattgtttttaatatttaaattgaatttgaattaatattaagttttttaaaggaatgaatTAGATTTAGTTTAAGTAGGAAACAAAAGGGAAAGTAATGATCTATGTGTATCTTTTCTATTCCATGAAATAATGCGATGGATTTTTTCTCATTTGATATGaccttgattttaaaatatcttagattttaaaaaggagGAAAATTAAGCAATACATACCTTTTTTACAGACAATATACAGCACGGATGTGACACATATAGGGATGAGAACTCCTAAAACTGCAGCAAACTTGACCCAAACATTTCTGTCATTGATTTGACCATTCTGTATTGCTATATGTAACGTcgtatgatttatatatattgttgTTTTTCCCATAAATTCTGTTGTTTCCTGAGGATAAGTTGTTGTTCTACTGTCATTCTGAACATTCTCCTCAGGTATATGGCTTAAAGTAATTGAACCGATCAGTTAAAAACAAAGTTAACTGTTcataacatatttataaatttgtatcTTTATAGATAAACCTAATTAATTATTGAGTATTAATCATATGAGTTATTTATTActgatattttgtttactttcttTAAACCAAAATTAACAGATTTaagcatctctctctctctctctctctctctctctctctctctctctctctctctctctctctctctctctctctctctatagaaatgacattaaataataaaactagtttgcTAAAAAAGAAAAGGCAATGTTTAGATAAGCATTCTAATGACCAGAAATATTTTCGCTCagttatattatatttcaaGAAATTAATTGCTCCTTTGTAAACGTCTATACGTTAGAAATATAGATAAACAATTGAATATGTTTTGacttgaaagaaaataaaatattacattcaaTTGCGTGATACGACTGATATGACATAGAGAATCAAGTAAATAATAATATGGttatattggaattttttttttcttttttttttttttttttaaatatttgttttattttagggAATTTTAGAAGGAAATAAGAgtttttaaatactagtattcagGCGACCTCTCtagttttaaatttacatttcacTACAAAGactaatataaatgttttaattttgttgctTCTACATTTGCCTTTTTAAAACCCTACCATACTTGTTAAAAAAACGAAACCACTATATTGTTAGCATAAAAACCCTAAAGAGCTTTTTGGGCTCTGGTGTGTATATATGTactataataaacattttaaagcaTAAAAATGACTTgcgcaaattaaaaaaaagttacagtaAGGTAACAAAGGTTACAAAGGTAACCGCAGTTTCAAAAAATTTGGGACACACacaattaaaattatacattgtataatgaataaataaagtttttatgaGTGTAAGAATTACCTTCATCTTTATTAGATatttaaacatataacaaaatgaatatatgaCATACCTTTTACATGTTGTATCTGCCAAAAAACAACCATTTTCAATCTGACTACAACTTGGGtctataaacaaaaatcaaaattatgattATCAATACTATTTTGAAAACgatttaaaattcttttgcGGAACACCTGATATTACTGAAACAATAAATAGATAAAGATAAAAGAGAGAATTTACTTTTTCTTCCGAAAGTTTTTGGTGAATGCCTTCTCGAGACATCTagtataattgattttataaaattaaaatcgtTATAACATGTAGAGTTAACTTTAAACGAATAATCAATGTAGAAATTTGTTGCACAACACACTTGAAAAAGGAGATAAATTTACcgtagtaatttttaaatgtcctGAACACATTATATGTTCAAATATCTGTAGTATTAGTTTACATTTTAATGTTGCATaggtttaaaacgaaatattacttttctttaaaaaacttgtAATCCTTTAAGACAAGAATGGAATAAAATTATACGTGTACACAAATTTCGCTTAAAAAGTACCAgttacaacaaaatatttttaatatagatGTAAACAAATGATAATCACAGTAatttgaataagataaaataatatCTACACTTTATTTTGACCGTGTCCGACGCATTTGGTATACTCTTTAAGAATAATCACAAAGATATTTGGGATTTaccatattttaacaaaatgaaagaaaataaaggaaaatgatGACTGATAACTAATGCCACTGACAAgatgcggtttttttttttgaatgttttaaacattttagaattataattTTCTTCTCATGCATGGTCTCGATCATGTATACGTAATTTTGAAAACTGATTAACAGTTTTGCCAAATTATACCCGCATTGCCctgatacaatttttttccacgAGGGACATCCCGCATTTGATTGATCTGGtattataaattacattttctttgcatACACTTTGTACTTTTACTTATAAGAAATTACCTTGTTCAAGCAGTCTTCATAATTATACGGATGTAAATGGTCTGATAAAAAGCTTTTCAGAAAAGATTTAAAAGGTGAATGCAAATAATAAGCAAACATTTCATACGAACAAAACAAACACTATGCGCTGAAATATTAtaagcatattttttacatgccAACCGAGATCAGAACAAATTCGTCTCACATTGCCAAAATCACTAAAAAATTTGCTTCTTGCTGACGTAAACTCCTACTACGACTACTATTCGTGTAAAATAATGGTCATACATAGAACCTTTTACCAATTTTATATGTAACATTCAAAGGGAAGTATACAATACCATTCTTACTGAATTAAGGAGATGTCAAAGTTgcgacaaaacaaaaaatatgaggGCTATTCATTAAATTGTGCGACTTATGTTATAATCGAAATAATGTGTACTTTTTACGgtcttatttacattttctcatAATAATCAACATTAGCTTCAGCACCCTTATTATATTAAGTTTATGCTTTGGAATGCGTCTCTTTACTCTGAAAGAGCTATACTCCTCAGACACCGAGAAACCGCTAGTGTGGAACGGGAGTGAAAACGTCGTCGAGATAGAAGTTGGAATAGTTAATAGAAAAATTCACTTGTGGAACATGTAATGAATATGAAGGATAGTCCAATTGTTATGTACCATTTTCAAGTAAAAAGTCATTTGTGTACTCTGCAGTGTGCACAGATGCAGTGTCAGATATAGGTCTCTCTCTCATTTCTGACTCTGGTCTTCTTatcttcttttgtttttatacatcagatagttttttatgaatattaacaTCTCTTGTAACACATTCTGCCAATTTGTTGGATATCTGAGCAACTACATCATTACAATTAAAGATAATTGCGACAGAGTCTTCGTCGTTGCAATTATAGGTTGTGTGCTGTGCTAAGTGATCCATATTTTGTTTCCTAGATTGTTTAGGTTCATAATTGTAACAAAGTACCAACCCCTGTATTAACTgtattttgaaatcttttatcTCACTTCACATAAACTTTcattagtttttagctcacctgagcctcTGGGCAAATtataaacttggcacaaagcatccatAGGCAAGAGGCttcaaagttgtgaatataAGGACAAAGCCCTTTTTCAAAGGGAGCTTCTTAGGAATTATTgaagaattttgagaaattttcaaaaatgttctcaagaaccatttggccagaaaaactgAAACTGATGTGGTAGCATTATCAGGTAGTATAAattcaaattgtgaaaataatgacgcCCGAAGGTAGAattgggccacaataggggatcgaatttgtacataggaatatatggagtaaatctttaataatctGCTCAGGAActcatcagccaggaaagctgaaaactatttggaagcatcctcttgaaatgtagattcaaagttgtgaaaatcatgactcccggggtagggtggggccccaATGGGGGATCGAATTTTTACCTAGTAATCTTCTTTGCGAACCAAGGTTTTCTGATCTGCACCGCTTTTCACAAACCCTTGGCATATCGTGCTATGAAAAGTCGGGATTCTTTTCGTAACGTGATCTCCcatccttttttaaaatcagccAAGTGATGAAAGATGCCGTGCTATAAACGTAACTGGAGCATAAATGCCAGCCTCTGTAGACATTGATATTGACAAGCTAGAAGACCGTTTTAATGTATTCAATAAAtaggaataatgtgaaatgttacATATAGATCGAATTTATTCGAAAGGTGAAAGAGTTGGAGCGGTAAACAGTTGGTAAATCCTCAATCTACAAGTGAATGCCTCTGTTTATAAACAATCTggtatatttattattgtaccaTTGAATAAAGgctcaaaaagaaaaacaagaaaaataagGCTTTTGAGCTATTCTTGTTAAAAAGTAGGAAAACATTGTTGATTAAATTAGATATGCTTTGCATTATTTGATTGGTCGAGGGTTTCAGTAAACCCAATCAAAATCAAGGAAAAAATCCCGACTTTTGATAGCACGATATGCCAAAGGTTTGTGagaagcggtgcggatcagaaaaccttggctagcgaaatgcatagttatatataaattaaatttttaaaaatcttcacaggaactaatcagccagaaaagctgaaacctATTTGGAaacatcctcatgtagtgtagattcaaaaaaaatcatgacaccCGGAGGTAGCCACCATTAGGGGTCAAACTTtaacatagtaatatatagagtaaatcttttgaaatctttttttctcaGGAACttatcaaccaggaaagctgatacTTGTATGGAAGCTTTCTCAGGTGGTGTaaattaaaagttgtgaaaatcatgacatcgatagtagggtggggccacactgGGAAGTTGaattttaacaaaggaataaatAGAGcaaagctttaaaaatctttttaatttttatacctaatttgaaatgttttatccaTCGAATTCAACTGATACAAAAAAGTATCAATAAAACTACACgatttctttaaatgttttcccctgtaattttcttttaataatggTATGAAGTGAACGACCTTATGTTCGAATTTTTATTTTGGGGTTTCTTGCAGTCTTTACTTTGACAAATAGTCAGTTTAATCAGACGTAAAATGATAACGGAGTACACGTTGTGtcactgtatatatacatgtagctatataATGAATAGCCCTAGTATATCTAACTGGGTAATTCTAAACAACTGAAACAGCATACATATCCAGAGAACTGAAAAACATGTTCCGTGGCTGAAAGTTATACAGTAATCAATGATTATTTAAAGTGTATGAAGTGCAAAAGATACCTACATTTAAAGATTTCAGAGGAGGAATAAGTGGAGTTAGGGCATCCATAGCTAAAATTTCTGCAGCTGTATGAGTCAACTCTTGAGTAGcgtttgattaaaaataaacacaggtctgaaataaattcaaagtatctgttaataaattttacataaaggtattaaaatatataaatacttttataaGTGTCTTTTACTCAATTAAAAATTCGGTTCCGTTTTTCTTTGCTTGATTTTTTGTTACCATTTTCAATCGGTGTTTGACTATATATATAGCAGAATTCTAACAGCTCAGTGCGATTTTCGTTTGGTAGACACATGTATCCATTGTTGTCTGTACAGTTGATAGCTGATGACCTTTGACCCCACTCTGACCTGTTTCTTGGACAAAACTCGGTTGAATACACCGGGAACTCATAACCTTCCAGCTttctctgaaaattaaaaaaaatacttgtaaaTTACTTTGGATAAAGAAATTGCAAAAGAGACTTATAAAATAGCCACTGAGTGAAAAAGTACTCTGGAATCActaatttattttagaatctaatgctatttttttccttatggagggaactttttaaaagaaataatgctCTTTTTCATCTGTAAAAAGCTGCATTAAAAACCCATACATTACTATAAAAGACATATCCTtgtcatcaacattttttttcaaacaaaatccaTTTTGCGACATCGTTCACTTAAACAAAACTTTCAAACTAAATAcaatatacctacatgtaaccaTATCATATACAATACAACACCATTTTAATGTACCTTTTTTCGGATAAACCTGACACCATGTATCGttagaa
This region includes:
- the LOC105330117 gene encoding serine/threonine-protein phosphatase 6 regulatory ankyrin repeat subunit A isoform X2, with amino-acid sequence MEFHAKTCLTFLGIICSSLLQLLDSRKLEGYEFPVYSTEFCPRNRSEWGQRSSAINCTDNNGYMCLPNENRTELLEFCYIYSQTPIENDLCLFLIKRYSRVDSYSCRNFSYGCPNSTYSSSEIFKYPSCSQIENGCFLADTTCKSHIPEENVQNDSRTTTYPQETTEFMGKTTIYINHTTLHIAIQNGQINDRNVWVKFAAVLGVLIPICVTSVLYIVCKKDFSYQDIFEEWQQEDKFFVPTKASKQVENKIKQQHLVIATGRSGSGKSAIIQHVAIKYREKNWTVKPVMRVEEILNICPTKSKTLFVLNDPIGKESLDELLYDSWQTYEEDLTSILDKDKFLVTCRKNVLFDSRVKGVISDKSNIVDIDDGQYKFTWDEKRQILNRYTSDINLSDEECFEIIKTEDYFPLLCKFYFSKNKCQNVGLRFFKDPFKCLIAEISAYRHTIKEKYCALFLLVLFNNNLCVNDLLENDQSENKYKHALKLCGIDKNTSLDTIEHNLDSLKGFMVKKIGDKYQFYHDFFMEVIFHIFGRNYLAEIIKYTDIGFLRRRVTLSNDKERKDPFIINVDGRHINSLGKRLFNEIFRGRILDVVLNPCLRQTKVAEAFKKELTNHPEKLQLLIKQMIYEEKQNQRKQQITLSKLSFLILNDAISPLGALIVCDHTNLSEHILKALKNTQTNFIGYSLFPAVCCNGSTVLFNMFLKDHINEYMMEKWDDFYPIHIASMFHNPEVLLELLQYDVDVNLRTDDENKMTPLILAAGNDTQESGFHGLSTVQLLLKNGADINLSSNHGNTALNISCCNGQVSIAKMLLDHGADINICDIEGCSPLYNASRNGHDSIVELLLDNGADLNIYSNFGFSPLYAAIQKGHHRVIQILLNHGADINVCSKYGDTPLNIACYNGNDNMVQLLLDRGANVNVCGKNRASALAKACEHGYDKIVQLLLGKGADISLCMENGDSPLFKACQNGHVRTVEILFENGANINFCNKNGISPLFIACQNGHESTVHQLLRNGADVNLYMNDRVSPLFVACQNQFDNIVKILLKNKANINLCKTNGASPLYKACQNGKDNIVQLLLDYGADINLCDENGISPLFVACNNRFYSTAKVLVKNQADINCCNKDGASTLYKACQNGHDQTVQFLLKHGADINLCDKNGFSPLHETCRNKHEYIVKVLLSNGAEINLRSNHGDTALNLCCCNGLDRIAKILLDHGADINLSDIEGCSPLYNAAQNGHDSIVELLLHNGADLNLYSKYGYGALYVAIQKGHDKVVQALLKRGADINLCSKYGDTLLNIASNNDHKSMVQLLLDHGAKVNFCGQHKTSPLAEASKHGRDEIVHLLLSKGADINLCTEDDASPLFLACQNGHCSTVQILLKTGAKINLCKKNGASPLFIACKNGHERIVEHILQNKADVNLCMNDGIGPLYVACQNQFNNIVHNLLEKKANINVCMTNGTSPLYKACQNGQDIVVQLLLNNGADINLCDENGISPLYVACQKGKDSTVQLLLKHDANVNLCDKNGISPFYAACQNGSVNTVKLLLTNKADINICNKDGASALYKACQNGHDRTVQFLLQNGADINLCDTNGLSPLHKATQNNNRYISQLLTRSGAKINLRSNYGDTALNISCSNGQNSIAKMLLDHGADINLSDIEGYSPLYNAAQNGHDNIVELLLDNGADVNLYSHCGFGSLYVAIQKGYDRVVQVLLTHGADINLCSKYGDTPLTIACYNGHYSIVQKLLSRGAKINVPGKNGTSPLLIACQYGHDSIVLLLLKSKADINWCDQKGCSPLYKACQNGHESTVQILLRNEANVNLCMNNGESPINIAYRKGYHRIVHTLLENGANFSFTIK